In Centroberyx gerrardi isolate f3 chromosome 11, fCenGer3.hap1.cur.20231027, whole genome shotgun sequence, the following are encoded in one genomic region:
- the rtn4rl1a gene encoding reticulon-4 receptor-like 1 has product MEITAKGCGGVELLLVLCGLDLSLPCPRHCICYTSPSTVSCQAHNFHAVPEGIPAQSERVFLQNNKIQRLLRGHFSPTTAMLWLYSNNISYIQPSTFHGFDRLEELDLGDNRHLKALASDTFQGLGRLHALHLYHCGLISLPPGIFEGLHNLQYLYLQDNQLEFLEDDLFIDLLNLSHLFLHGNRLWSLRQNTFRGLGVLDRLLLHQNRIQWVDRQAFHDLRRLTTLYLFNNSLTELSGGSLTLLPALEYLRLNDNPWECDCKALSLWDWLRRFRGSTSSLMCVSPPELAGKDLKTVRKEELPSCLSGEGRAGGAAGGELELGESLNHLNRHRNHHNHHQRPYLPHGDQYSLPSPSPLPRPPKGGRRNCTRRGRKGKGGLNEVQVLREEGDKDYSPDGGKYDLSAPARRKNKCIPRTSVGPPSGVQRATNKAVSHLADSVFCFPLALLLSLTSVILR; this is encoded by the exons ATGGAGATAACAGCGAAAG gttGTGGTGGGGTGGAGTTACTGTTGGTGCTGTGTGGCCTggatctctctctgccctgcccTCGCCACTGCATCTGCTACACTTCTCCCAGCACTGTCTCCTGCCAGGCCCACAACTTCCATGCCGTGCCCGAGGGCATCCCCGCCCAGAGCGAGCGTGTCTTCCTGCAGAACAACAAGATCCAGCGCCTGCTTCGCGGCCACTTCTCCCCCACCACCGCCATGTTGTGGCTCTACTCCAATAACATCTCCTACATACAGCCGTCCACCTTCCACGGCTTTGACCgtctggaggagctggaccTCGGGGATAACCGCCACCTGAAGGCCCTCGCTTCTGACACCTTCCAGGGCCTGGGCCGGCTGCACGCCCTGCACCTTTACCACTGTGGCCTGATCAGCCTGCCTCCGGGGATCTTTGAGGGCCTCCATAATCTCCAGTATCTCTACCTACAG GACAACCAGTTAGAGTTCCTGGAGGATGACCTGTTCATTGACCTGCTGAACCTCAGTCACCTCTTCCTGCATGGCAACCGTCTGTGGAGCCTTCGCCAGAACACCTTCCGCGGTCTGGGGGTCTTAGACCGCCTGCTTCTCCACCAGAACCGAATCCAGTGGGTGGACCGCCAGGCCTTCCACGACCTGCGGCGTCTCACCACGCTCTACCTATTTAACAACTCCCTGACCGAGCTGTCCGGCGGCAGCCTGACTCTGCTCCCGGCCCTGGAGTACCTGCGACTCAATGACAACCCCTGGGAGTGTGACTGCAAGGCCCTATCGCTTTGGGATTGGCTGCGGCGGTTCAGAGGCTCCACCTCCTCGCTGATGTGTGTGTCGCCCCCAGAGTTGGCTGGGAAGGACCTGAAAACGGTGAGGAAGGAGGAGCTGCCCAGCTGCttgtcaggagaggggcgagcAGGAGGCGCCGCGGGCGgggagctggagctgggagAGTCCTTGAACCACCTGAACCGTCACCGGAACCACCACAACCACCATCAGCGGCCGTACTTGCCCCACGGGGACCAGTACAGCTTGCCCTCGCCCTCGCCCCTGCCGCGGCCGCCCAAAGGAGGCCGCAGAAACTGTACCCGCCGGGGCCGCAAGGGGAAAGGGGGGCTGAACGAGGTGCAGGTactgagggaggagggagataaAGACTACAGTCCAGACGGAGGTAAATATGACCTGTCTGCCCCTgcaaggaggaagaacaagtgCATCCCCAGAACTTCTGTTGGCCCGCCAAGTGGGGTCCAGAGAGCCACTAACAAAGCAGTGTCCCACCTTGCagattctgttttctgtttcccaTTGGCTCTGCTGCTCTCACTCACTTCTGTGATCCTACGCTGA